The window tatctttttcaagttctttatatgagatgcataacaaagatacatatcaaaagtcattaagttttgtgaaaactataagcgttgacaaggcactcatcactatgaaacgcatgagattcgtaccaaggatttacttaacgcgattgtgactagcaaccttcactacttgtgaatataagtgaataacaattacgtgaGACCCtcctatactctagcatcaagtttatgcatgaaaattaagtgttaacccccaacccacatacataaaccagttttaataacttagataagcaaatcacattcgtGTCTTAAGAAATACtaaccggacgtaatcaattcatataaaacatataatcatggcttcaaattctcctctaactaaaaagaagttagttcctcatgttcgcaaaacaaagataattaaatttaaacattgaactaagactaaggatagaaagaaccaagaaaaacgctccacactccaatggcatgcacggcactcccttggatggcagattgcacaagtcctcctctccttgcttccttgcttgcggcactagggtgttgtagaatggattgtggtgttttatgGATGAaagcatgaatgaatgaatgtgtgagtggatgaatgaatggtgcggcataggctgtttatataggctaaataagcacacttagtgaaggagaaggattgcacaatcccattgaaaaagggttaattcaaggtAGAAATCAAATGGGACATGGAATGGGTAgtgcggctaggatttagggaattctagaaggtttggtgcggcacacatgtagggagaggataaggtgttctagaaggagtgtttagggcagattcctaaacctaaagggccaaggacacatgatatttgtgtagaaggaggattgcaattcctaaacctacaaggaatggtgttctTGCGGCATTtaaatggataaggcttctagaaaccgaaataggtgtttaaatgtgtaattaattccctctaagtagctaagtttaagtcctaacctgatttggataggatagaatatgataatgttagagttaggataggataaggtttctaggataggataagataaggttggataaggttggataaggttccttgtttcttgcttcttccttatcctctttgcatttggacttcctccaccagatttgtagcctttcctagcccttcttaacttcaatttcgtccatcctctttgctccatggttaagctatccaatccatgcccaaaaatgctctaaatagcctcaaaatgcactttcttgctccttttgccattaggacctaaagacatacgaaaataacttaaaagactgaaataaatagtaattaacttcataaatgcaaggaaacaacataactaagtagcataaatatgctcctatcacacatCAGGACAAATATGACAGCCACGTCagctcttaacggatcaatggatggaaaatgtaacggagatactatattgaaataaaatagtaggtgaggtatgaaagtgaaatgttttaaagatgttgtaaggaatttaaatcgaccccaaacctgagggggtaaaatgcaatttactcaaaaaaataaaagaaattagatAAACTAGAAATTGTTCCTTTCTCATTACATGAGTCCTAGAAGCCAAGAATCATACATCAAGTTTCAAATGAGGGCTAGCCAAACTGCATATGAAAAAATCTTGGTATATCTCAAGTTGTAGttgttttttttccctatcctttctttcaTAGCCCTTACCCTAGCCTTACATTACaactaggcctggcaattcctCACAcaacccgataacccgacacgacacgacacgaaattaacaggtgttcgggtcgacacaataacgaatcgggtcgttatcgggtaacccgataagcacctgttaggataacgggttggttcgggtatacatgtgggtaacacgatacacgataagcagaatattaatttaataattttataaccctacaAAAATACTATAGTAATTatgtatattaatttaacaattttataaccctaaaatgTAACtctcacatcacccaggggagtgatccttaaatgtatattcccattcctacctagcacaaggccttttgggagctcactggcttcgggttccatgggaactccgaagttaagcgagtagcgcacgagagcattcccaaaatgggtgacccatcgggaagttctcatgtgagttcccagaaacaaaaccgtgagggtgtggtcggggcccaaagcggacaatatcgtgctacaatggtggagcgggcccgggaagtgatccgccccgggccgggatgtgacaattggtatcagagcctaaccttggccgcttgtgtgccgacgaggacgtcaggcccctaaggggggtggattgtaacttcccacatcgcccataggagtgatctttaaatgtatattcccatccctacctaacacgaggccttttaggagctcactggcttcggtatctatgggaactccgaagttaagcgagtagcgcacgagagcattcccaagatgggtgacccatcgggaagttctcgtgtgagttcccagaaacaaaaccgtgagggcatgatcagggcccaaagcggacaatatcgtgctacggtgttGGAGCGAGCCcaagaagtgatccgccccgggctaggatgtgacataaaaactataataaatatatatatatatatattaaattttaaattaaattttatacccgtaaaaactataataattaatatgcattctGCCGCCCTTTGAAGAAAAggggagggaaaatgaaaattataagaaaagctgaaaaggaaacaaaaaagtgagggaaagaTGGGACCTAGTggtattttcaattttggttgcTACTAGTAGGGTCTGTTTTTCCACCGTGGTCTCGCAAGTGTGCACTTGTTATTGTTAGGATAAGATCTGACAGTTGTGTTCCTGACACGTGTACGTCATTTacctctctctccccttttttttcttgagaaatttttcattgtaacgGGAACACAAATAGTACACCATTTTTATAAtggaagtggtgagaaattttatttttttaagttattaactttttatcacacatatcccactatttttataatgacacgtgatgtactactccGTGTACAGGTcaattatacatacaaaataaatagatttaaatctacttaatatatatatatatatatatatatatatatatataaacacacaccaTTGATTTGAACttgatgagatacgcattctacgaaactagtttcaatgatccaactgtcaaacatgtttgtatatacttcgagatcgcatacccaaaaattgcaaaaaacaaacattctaagatcaagtaacgggacaaaactttttgacggttataaaaaaaaaaaatcacgatttaacggttattttaactccgatttggatgattttttacagctacactccttgaccctatatgaatacaatgattgaattcgatcttcaatttaaaatatttacactagtggataccacaaaatcttatgttatacttaatgaaagtatgaataaactcttaagtgttagagaatgtattattttgatgggatacacattctacaaaccttgaaaacaaaaactctttcattttgcatatccttgcacatttaatatttgtaatagattagtagtgtatgtcttattttttgtattatactcttattttcgagtgtatatgtagtacttaaacgacaaatgtgttttaatgttttgaagtaatattcatgtggcaatgtgtggtatgtgcatatttaagaaaaaaaatttttcttaacgggtcataatgggtcgggtcactttacccgttggggaaagtgacccgacctgttaaggacccgttaagacaACGGGTGTGACACAacatgacccgttaagataacaagtgttacacgaaaacaacacgaacacgacagacacgacccgtttgccaggcctaattACTACCATAGTAAAGACCTAATGGATTTATGGGGAAGCCTTGCTTAATGGTGAAGATAAATATCTATGTTCTTAGTATTTgattcctttcatgagatctaTTTTCAGAAATTGCCGTTCTTCTTAATATTACTCATATGTGATTATGTTTTGATTCCCTTTACATAACTTCATTACATATGCATGTTAAGAGTGAAAGCCTAGGTTCTAAGAGAAAATTGAGACATATCCAAGTGAGAATTAGAGTCAAGGCAAATTTGTAGATACACCAAGTGTGGATTCATTAAGCTCAAGTCCTTAAGATGTCGGCTACATAGTTTTTTCATGTGGTGCACTGGCTTTTAAAGGCATAAATTTAGTTTTGGAAGTGTGATTCGCAAATTTTGGTTTTCATTAATTTATGGAACTGATGTCTTTAACAACTTTGTTTTGTAGTAAAACGTTTGTGGGTAACATAACTAGTAAACCCTCAGGgtacacaactcctccaactagggacacctaggggtttaAAGGCTTGTGGCACATGATGAGTACCATCGTGATGtcctacaaaagtggcttagattaacttcttctttttattttttttagtttttagttgtgttatgctttaattttgctcaaggactagcaaaagataggtttgggggtatttgataacacaatatttatacatttatattgcCCTTATTTCCTAAGGTGTATGCTATGTTTTCTTGTGAAATTGGTTGTTTGATGTGTCTAGTGCGTATTTTGTAGATAATGGACCGTAGAGAAGACTTTGGAATCTTTTGGTGATTTTAAGGCTAAAATGGATCAAAGATGGGaagaattgaagtcaagaagtaTTCCAACGATCATCATGCTAATTTGTTCAATCCGCAATTTAATGGCTGCTGTTTGGAAATTATAACTGAAGCAGGAAGGTGCTACGCAGAACTGTCATTTTCGTTGGGTGGTCATAAATTCATCAGGACAAACTAAGTGTTTTGCCACATACATACGGAAAGCTCTGGATGTCTAGTTTCAGCAGAATTTTACAGATCATGATTCTGATGCTTCTAGAGGAAATTATACATGTTTTAGTGTGAGAAGCAACATTGTAGAAGGGGGAACTCACTTCATCAGATTGTTTTAAACGATTGACCTAAGGAGGAAGCCAAACGCCAAGGGGTTCTCTATGGGTTTTTCAATATCTTTTTCAGACTTtgtacttatgattttcataactATGACTTTCTGTAATTTGATGGCTATGAGTAACTAAATTCTTTACTAGGGATCCGGTGTAGCCTGGTGAAGTCGGATACCTAGTGTTTCAACCATTGTTTTCAGAAATTATTTacacaaattttctttttaatttactgCACTTTAGAATACTTGATCTTAAATCAACTTCTCTTtggttaattatttgaatttcgtagtttagttgtttttgttaattttattcttGTGGGTACTGCATAATTGGACTTAATTAGGTGACTTTACAAATCTCTATGGGTACGACACTCGTATTTGCTTGTTATATTATCATATTGATTCGCGCACTTGTGAGAAATATAATTTGTTCATTAGATTTCACAACTAAAATGGCTCTAATGAAGAAGAACCTGCTCAAGAATTTCAACACTCTACTCAAGTGAAACTCGCATGCGAAGACTGGGATGACGATGTTGCTTTTGACTATAAATCTTTGTATGAAGACTAAGGATCAAAAACCTAATAAGGGAAAGGAATTCACTTTTGAAAGGTAGTAGCTCATCTTTATCATAGCTCAAAATTAGGAATGGGTTTGAGCAGTGTAGTATCAAAGATATTGagtaaaaccatgttttgatcTGAAATATGGAAAAGAAGAGTTAGTAGAAGGGGAAGAAAACATATGCTTACTTATAAAAGAATTTATGAGTAATCTCAGCGTTGACTTCGAAGCACCATACCTCGAGATTTGTGTGTTCGAAGGCCATAGCCACTCAGTATTAATAAAGAGTCATCTCTTGTTTATCATACATACACAACATAACACCCTTCATCATTGTTGTTTTCACACCATAACTTTTAAGGTCACACGTCTGAATCTGGAATGTCTCAAATACCTTGCAATGGTTACAAGTTGGATTGCCACGTGTCAGCAGAATTTAAAACGGTCTATATTCTGATTTACTTAGAAGGGCATGGTCTTTAGACAACTATCCATCCTCAAGTGTATTTAATTAGTCTATTGTGggaccataattttccaatGCTAGAGTAAGATGGATAGGAATGCGAATACCTCAGAAGCCTGGTCATGGACTCAATAGCTACTATCAGAATGAGTTACACAGATGGACCAACGATGCCACCATCATCATGTGTTCCAAGTAGGTAGGCGAAGTCCGCTTACTTCactgagattgaccattcttgttcCGTAAGATGCAGAAACCTAATCCGATAGAGGATCGTATAagtttcctatattcttggaGATTCCTACAATCTAAGGATTAATGTGCGCcacaagtaatcacactccAAAGGGAAGCAATATCTACTCCTAGATATTCTCTGGGATTCTCCTAGTTTAATACAGATTCTATATCCTAAAATGATCTTTCTCAACCAGTATAAGGACACTCTTCTAAGGTTCATCTCAAGTAACATAATTATCGTGTACTTTATTCTCTTGCCCACTGCTTAAGTCTCATAAATTGCTTACTAACTTCACATCAGAGAGCCTTTGGCCTAtatgaaggaaaatatttgaTAAACTAAGTTTATTAAGCAACATAATACATGCATTTAAGAATTAAATGGGGGAAGCATGCTTGTATGCCCTCTATAACAAAACTTAAACCatcaaattcaaagcctagtagtggTGGTGAACCAAGATTCAAACACAAAGAGAGTTCAGAAACTTTATACCTTTGTATCACCTCTTTGCTTAGTAAAGGTTATTCACCCatgagagggccttcattcctttgCCTCCTTGCTCACTAGCTCCATGGATatggatggaggaactttgcttcttggctccatgtCATCTTAAATATGGATGGAAGAAAATGATTCTCCAAAAGCCCCTAAAGAGGGCCTCTAAGTTTTGACATCAAGGATGATTAAGGAAGGAGGTGAGTAACCATAGGAatagaagattgctagctattccTCCCATGGTGGCCGGATGTctagagagaaaatgagagtgAGTTTTCTGCCATTTGCCTcttaaaaaccctaattaggGATGAAGTTGTAATGCCCTTTAAATAGGCAAACGGCGTACTACTTCCCAACCTTCTGTGGACCTTGCTTCTCTTATGATTTTTTCCACTCCACTTATTAGGTGACCTAAGTGAAACAAAATGGACAAAACAACCCTCCCTCTTATGTGTTAAACTAAACTAGTTTAGTAGATGTTGGAACCAAACTCGACTATAACAAAGTAGATGTAGAAGCACTTTTGCTCATAAGTGCTTATGCTAAAAGggttttactattttttttattaaaaattcataTGCTTAGTTAAAATAACTTGAAATTGAAGGGTGCATATTATCAAAAGGTGCTTTTGTGACTCATATACACTTTTAAATTTCAGTGTCATACAGAATTTTGGTTCTTAGAAAACCTTTTAATCCTTTCAAAATAAGTCCCAAACAAACCCAAATTGAAAGCTTTGTGCTTTCTTTTTGTTGCTGTTGTCTGGGAATGTTTGGATTGTCTTGGGAATGTTTGGGTGACAATGAATTTCTTGTTGACTATGAAGTAATTGCAGTGGTAACACTTTCAGTTATACATGTATTTGATAAGTtttgtgtgtatttttttttatgggtgAATACAATCTTTTTGGCATGCTTACATTATATGTGACTTTTTTGATACTCAGGTTCCACTTCAATGATGTTGTATTAGAAGGTGGAATTCCATTTAAGAGGGCTTATGGAATGACAGTGTTTGAGCATCAGAAATGGATGAGCAGTTTAATCGGGTTTTCAACCAAGCCATGTCCAACCACACTATACcttaatctttttttctttttctttttttgaacaaacgatatcatCTACATTATGGGAAGTGGGAATGagtttagtctcacaatggattagcaataatgtggttcgaattcgcttttagcaagaatcgaacctaagatctctcacttacaagtgaagagactATACCTTAATCTTGAACAAGATATTTGATGTTTACAAAGGGTTTGAAGGGCTCACTGATACATTTCATCACCACCAAGCATCCATAAGCTTAAGCTTCGTACGCTATCatcgttttctttgttttttttttttttttttttttttcttattttttttttcggtaaaCTGGATATTCATAGCTAGGGTTAAGCCTAAACAAGGCAAACACCAAGCAGTACAGAAGATACAAGCCTTGTAAGGAGCTACAAGAAAGACAGACGTCGCTATCGCCCCCCACAAAGCCTAGATTACCTAATGTGGACGTGGCAAACCGTCATTATGTAATACATGAACCAAGGAGGATGGGGGTCTGTCAACCCACGAAACATCGCACATCTCCTTCGACTTCTGCGATGTTAACAGGTATGTTGCATTTTTTGCAAGGGCTTGTAGCTGAAGTGGTTTAAATCTTACACTCTTATCCTTGAGAATCTATTTCAAATTCACCTTCTCATATCATTCGTTAACATAAAAGTATTGGGCTGTGGTAACAACTACCTAAgtttaaaccaaaatttaattaacTTAATGAACAGGGTAAAATGGttcttaaatttgattttatttggaATATGATGAGCAAATAATATGAGTTTGCTATGGCAAGTCACTCTTCAAGAATGAACACCCACAATTTGGGCAGAATTCACATCATTGGGCTGGATTCTGGGCCGGGTTAGTTGACGGGTAAAATTTCCAAAGTCGGTTGAAAAAAACGGTCGTCGTATATCGCCGAAGTCTCTCGCTCCATCTTCCTCGTCTgtccttcatcttcttcccccaatTTCCCTACAAAATCGACTGCTAAAAGCTTCAATTTTTTCCTCCGACGATTGTCCAACCAGCATTCTCATGGCTTCAGGTATCGTATTAATCTCTTGAACCTTCAATTTTATCACCTTCCATCGGATTCTTCAACCGTCTAATTTTCGCGCCGTTTTCTGCAAATGATATGCTTTTGTGTAGTTGTGCGAGAAATCTGATTTAAATGTTGAatattttcgttaaagtttaGAAATTTTGGGGTTTCGCATCGTGGGTAGTGATTAATTTTCGAATATGCATTGTGCTCTGTGTGTTTTCGGAATTTTCGAAGACGAGTTGGAGCTGGCATTCGTTTACAATTCATTAGCTGGTTGTGAAATTGGAAAATGAAAGGACTTTACGAGTTTCCGGAGTTAAATTTTGGTTAAAGTTTGCAGAATATTGAATTCGACATGtaaagaaaagtttgatttgacCCAGTTATTTGAGCTGGTTTAGCTGATATCAATGAATGGCTATCTGTTGCAGATTTTGCCCTGAAGGTTCCAGCTGAACTTGAATCGGCTTTGCGGTTGAACGCGGTTCAGTACTACATAACCAAGAGGCCGTGGCTTGGTAAATACTTGTGTCCGTTACTTTCATGCCGCTTTCAGCTTATGCTGCCCCAGTTTTAGTATAAATTTAGTTATGTTATTCTCTGATTTTCTGATTCAGATCTTTATGGAGTCAATGTGAGACCTGTTGCACCGATTGGAAGTACGAGTAGAAAAGTACAAGTTGATTCATCGCTTTTACACCGTTGCTTGCCGGATGAGCTGCTGTTTGAGGTATCATCTGTGGATAAATAGCtagttaaaattttgatcaagtCCTTAATATAAAAACATTGGTAGAGTTAGCAATGATGAAAATAGagtatttttttgaaatttaatggtATTATAAAAGATGTAAGAATTTTTACATCCCTCGGAGATAACCGAAGAAACTGTGATTTGAACTTCACTATTCTAAGGAtgattgataaatttttcaaattatctttttccCCTAGATATAGGttttattttactttgttttactttaaagGATGAATTCTTGGGACTGAAGTGTGACTATTCTGGATAGTTGTGGGTATAACTGAAATAGGAGATTGAGCATGGGTGGTAACATGTTGACTTTCCGTATTTTGGTTAAAAAGTGAGAATATTTGTGTGCAGGTTTTTGCACGAATGACCCCATATGACTTGGGAAGGGCAACTTGTGTTTGTCGAAAATGGAGATACACTATCCGTAACCCTGTGTTTTGGCGCAGTGCCTGCTTAAAGGCTTGGCAGGTATAATGGTGTTAGCTTTAAAGTTTGGAGTTTAAATTTTACTCCATGTATATGTTGGATTTTAAACTGGGTCTTCTTTCTTAAGCTCTCTGGGGTGGTTGAAAACTTTAAGATTTTACAAACAAACTACGACACTTCATGGAGAAAAATGTGGCTTCTAAGACCAAGGGTTCGCACTGATGGTAAGATGCATTTGTTTCCTgccttcctttcttctttctttaaaatTTCATCACAATGTGTGTTTAAATGTAGACCTTGTACGTATGCAATGATGCCTCCCTTTTTTCGttgtttaaaatttaatcaCAATGTGTATTTAGATATAGACCTTGTACATACACAATGATGTTATTTCTCCAATGTCAGATCCCCCTCTCCATAGGACTTATCTGTTTTTCACATCTCAGGTCTGTATGTGAGCAGGAATACCTATATCCGTGCCGGAATTGCAGAATGGAAGATCAATAACCCAGTTCACTTGGTAtgcatattttcctttttaGGTTTATCAGATGCCTATTAGTCCTGTGTCTTACAATGCTACAATGTTAGAAAGGGAGTTTTCACTTTCCGATTCTAAATAACCCAGCCCCACTCCCTGTTAAAGGCATGACTTGATCATACATCCTTGAAAATGATTCCCATTGTGGATGCGTATATGTCATCCAAGTACTTAAAACCTAGTTGAGACTATGGAAGTGTAGCTGCCTTAATGCTTATTATCATGCGTTGATTGGGAAATCGTATATTCAAACAATGGTAGTTGCAAAGTGGTCTTTTTGTGTAATTATTTCCAGCAGTTTGGAGTCATTGCTTTTCTTTTGCAGGTGTGCTACTACCGTTACATGCGATTGTTTCCTTCTGGCCGATTTCTCTACAAGGTTGGAATTATCTGAAGATttcataataaatttttttattaacaataATTATACAGATCTGATTGGCCctattttcttctcttctctgcACTATCAGAATTCATCTCAAAAACTCAAGGATGTAGCGAAGTTCATGAACATCCGTGGAGCCAGGGCAGACTGTGTTTTCAGTGGCCATTACACTTTGTCAGATGATAAGGTTAGGTTATGTTTCTTCAAATCAGTTAAAGTATTCTTTAAGTTTTGGATGTAATTTAATTCGAACAGTTATTGATTTTAGTGGAGTGTTTACTAAGCACACATACTCAACTACTCTTCTACCTTGTTTAGTTTGCATCTtaaatttttcttctctttcattGCAGGTTGAAGCTGCTGTTCTGTATCCAGGAATGCGTCCTACTGTGTTGAGAATCCGACTAAGGTATTGCAATTGCTTGCATAGCCTGAATATCTTTCATTAAGATTCTAAGCTATTATTATGAACACAGTGGACTGCATTATGTCATAAGGAAATGCAAGCTGGTAATTTAAATGGATTTTTAACGAAGGCATGTTTATCATATTACATAACATCTTCTGTTTTTGTAGCCAAAAGGGGTATGTATTTGTGGGCTTTTTTTTCCGTGAAGTATCTAGTTAAGGCTTTGAAATGGTGCGGAGTGGGAGTCTTTATTTTTTGCATAGTTTCTAACTTGCCTGCTTCTTATATAGGTTAAGAGGAACAACAACAGGAGCAAACAATAGGATGGATTTACTG of the Pyrus communis chromosome 1, drPyrComm1.1, whole genome shotgun sequence genome contains:
- the LOC137746628 gene encoding F-box protein 7, which produces MASDFALKVPAELESALRLNAVQYYITKRPWLDLYGVNVRPVAPIGSTSRKVQVDSSLLHRCLPDELLFEVFARMTPYDLGRATCVCRKWRYTIRNPVFWRSACLKAWQLSGVVENFKILQTNYDTSWRKMWLLRPRVRTDGLYVSRNTYIRAGIAEWKINNPVHLVCYYRYMRLFPSGRFLYKNSSQKLKDVAKFMNIRGARADCVFSGHYTLSDDKVEAAVLYPGMRPTVLRIRLRLRGTTTGANNRMDLLSLVTSGVNNNEVGGPDEDILGVVEGWQDDETHNPDVPAVSHKRGLTPFVFVPFEEVETSFLNLPVEKMDYFVPG